The DNA segment TAGAAAGATTGCCAGGGTTCGTCTTTCCAACGGAATCGAGGTAACGAGCTACATTCCGGGCGAGGGTCACAACCTTCAGGAGCACTCCGTAGTTCTGATCCGCGGCGGCCGTGTTAAGGACCTTCCGGGTACCAGATACCACATCATCAGAGGTACGCTGGATACCGCAGGCGTAGCCAACAGAAAGCAGGCCCGCTCCAAGTACGGCGCCAAGAGACCGAAAGATAAGAAATAAGGTAATTGCGAAGCAATTACCGCTACCCAAACGCAGCGAAGCGGAGTTCGGGTTTCCCGTCTGAATGGGATGGGCCGGAATACCGCAAGGCGCAACGCGAAGCGGAGTTCGGGTTTCCCGTCCAAATGAGGCGAGCCGGAGTTCCGCAGAAAAAAGGACATTCACTAACAGCAGTAAAGTGTAAAGTCAGTGCCGGTGATATTGAACCTGTGGGTTGCAGGAAATAGATAACTACCGAGCGCGAACACATTTTATGGAAACATGTGAGTACCGATGAATTGATCAATTTATGATTAAGGAGGGAAGTAACGTGCCACGTAAAGGACATACTCAGAAAAGAGACGTATTAGCAGATCCTCTGTACAATAACAAGGTTGTTACGAAGTTAATCAACAACATCATGTTAGACGGCAAGAGAGGAGTTGCTCAGAAGATCGTTTACGGCGCATTCGGCCAGGTTGCTGAGAAGACCGGAAAGGATGCCGTAGAAGTATTTGAAGAGGCTATGAACAACATCATGCCTGTTCTCGAGGTTAAGGCAAAACGTATCGGCGGTGCCACCTACCAGGTACCGATTGAGGTTAAGCCGGACAGAAGACAGGCTCTGGCCCTTCGCTGGCTGACTCAGTATTCCAGAAAGAGATCTGAGAAGACCCAGATGGACAGACTTGCAAACGAGATCATGGACGCTGCCAACAACACTGGCGCAGCCGTGAAGAAGAAAGAGGAAATGCACAAGATGGCAGAGGCCAACAAGGCATTTGCTCATTACAGATTCTAAAAGGAGGAAAATTCCTTGGCTGGAAGAGAATATCCATTGGAGAGAACCAGAAATATTGGAATTATGGCTCACATCGATGCTGGTAAGACCACACTGACCGAGCGTATCCTCTATTACACTGGTGTAAACTATAAAATTGGTGACACTCATGAAGGTACAGCTACCATGGACTGGATGGAGCAGGAGCAGGAGAGAGGTATTACCATCACTTCCGCAGCTACCACCTGCCACTGGACGCTTCAGGAGAACTGCAAGCCGAAACCAGGTGCCCTGGAGCATCGTATCAATATCATTGATACCCCAGGCCACGTTGACTTCACGGTAGAGGTTGAGCGTTCCCTGCGTGTTCTGGACGGCGCTGTCGGCGTATTCTGTGCAAAGGGCGGTGTTGAGCCCCAGTCCGAGAACGTATGGCGCCAGGCTGACACCTACAACGTACCGAGAATGGCATTCATCAACAAGATGGATATCATGGGTGCAAACTTCTACGGCGCTGTCGAGCAGATCCGTACAAGGCTCGGCAAGAACGCTATCTGCCTTCAGATCCCGATTGGCAAGGAAGATGAATTCAAGGGAATCATCGATCTGTTCGAGATGAAGGCTTATATCTACAACGACGACAAGGGCGAGGATGTTTCCATTGTCGACGTTCCGGAAGAGATGGCTGATGATGCAGAGTTATACCGCAGCGAGCTGGTTGAGAAGATCTGCGAGCTGGATGATGACCTGATGATGCAGTATCTCGAGGGCGAAGAGCCGTCCGTTGAGGATATGAAGAAAGTCCTCAGAAAGGCTACCTGCGAATGCCAGGCCATTCCGGTATGCTGCGGTTCCGCTTACAGAAACAAAGGTGTTCAGAAGCTTCTGGACGCTGTCCTTGAATATATGCCTGCTCCGACCGATATCCCGGCCATCAAGGGCGTGGATATGGACGGCAACGAGATCGTCCGTCATTCTTCCGATGAAGAGCCGTTCTCTGCTCTTGCATTCAAGATCATGACTGACCCGTTCGTTGGAAAGCTTGCATTCTTCCGCGTATATTCCGGTACCATGAACTCCGGTTCCTACGTGTTAAATGCAACAAAGGGCAAAAAAGAGCGTGTTGGCCGTATCCTTCAGATGCATGCCAACAAGAGACAGGAGCTTGACAAGGTTTACTCCGGAGAT comes from the Eubacteriaceae bacterium Marseille-Q4139 genome and includes:
- the rpsL gene encoding 30S ribosomal protein S12 gives rise to the protein MPTFNQLVRKGRQTTTKKSTAPALQRGYNSLQKKAINVSAPQKRGVCTAVKTATPKKPNSALRKIARVRLSNGIEVTSYIPGEGHNLQEHSVVLIRGGRVKDLPGTRYHIIRGTLDTAGVANRKQARSKYGAKRPKDKK
- the rpsG gene encoding 30S ribosomal protein S7, coding for MPRKGHTQKRDVLADPLYNNKVVTKLINNIMLDGKRGVAQKIVYGAFGQVAEKTGKDAVEVFEEAMNNIMPVLEVKAKRIGGATYQVPIEVKPDRRQALALRWLTQYSRKRSEKTQMDRLANEIMDAANNTGAAVKKKEEMHKMAEANKAFAHYRF
- the fusA gene encoding elongation factor G, which codes for MAGREYPLERTRNIGIMAHIDAGKTTLTERILYYTGVNYKIGDTHEGTATMDWMEQEQERGITITSAATTCHWTLQENCKPKPGALEHRINIIDTPGHVDFTVEVERSLRVLDGAVGVFCAKGGVEPQSENVWRQADTYNVPRMAFINKMDIMGANFYGAVEQIRTRLGKNAICLQIPIGKEDEFKGIIDLFEMKAYIYNDDKGEDVSIVDVPEEMADDAELYRSELVEKICELDDDLMMQYLEGEEPSVEDMKKVLRKATCECQAIPVCCGSAYRNKGVQKLLDAVLEYMPAPTDIPAIKGVDMDGNEIVRHSSDEEPFSALAFKIMTDPFVGKLAFFRVYSGTMNSGSYVLNATKGKKERVGRILQMHANKRQELDKVYSGDIAAAVGFKTTTTGDTICDEQHPVILESMEFPEPVIDIAIEPKTKAGQDKMGEALAKLAEEDPTFRVHTDSETGQTIISGMGELHLEIIVDRLLREFKVEANVGAPQVAYKETFTKAVDVDSKYARQSGGRGQYGHCKVHFEPMDPNGEETFKFESSVVGGAIPKEYIPAVGEGIEEAAKSGILGGFPVLGVHANVFDGSYHEVDSSEMAFHIAGSMAFKDAMAKAGAVLLEPIMKVEVTMPEEYMGDVIGDINSRRGRIEGMDDIGGGKMVRAFVPLAEMFGYSTDLRSKTQGRGNYSMFFEKYEQVPKSVQEKIIAERKGAK